A single region of the Paraburkholderia sp. SOS3 genome encodes:
- a CDS encoding bile acid:sodium symporter family protein: MSLHKLIPDKFTLALVCTVVFATLLPCRGSAATAFNWLTDAAIALLFFLHGAKLSREAIVAGASNWKLHAAVFCSTFVLFPLLGVVLHPVLGVFVKPWLYLGVLFLCTLPSTVQSSIAFTSMANGNVSAAVCSASASSLLGIFLTPALVSLIVSNHASGGGSAFSSVGDIVLQLFVPFIAGQLLRPVIGRWVDARKELLRFADQGSIVLIVYVAFSEAVNGGIWHQLSASSLVGIVIVNMILLASILLLTTYGSKWLGFSDEDRVTIIFCGSKKSMASGIAMAKILFGAHAGLIVLPVMLFHQIQLMACSVLAQRWGSRTKAEPLRHGPANHAKLQ; the protein is encoded by the coding sequence ATGTCGCTGCATAAGCTGATACCGGACAAATTCACGCTGGCGCTCGTATGTACCGTTGTCTTCGCCACGCTGCTTCCATGTCGGGGCTCCGCGGCCACGGCTTTCAACTGGCTGACCGACGCCGCGATTGCCCTGCTGTTCTTTCTTCACGGGGCGAAGCTTTCCCGCGAGGCGATCGTCGCCGGGGCGTCGAACTGGAAGCTTCATGCGGCGGTGTTTTGCAGCACTTTTGTGCTTTTTCCGCTGCTCGGCGTCGTGTTGCACCCGGTGCTCGGTGTGTTCGTCAAGCCGTGGTTGTATCTGGGCGTGCTGTTTCTGTGCACGCTGCCGTCTACCGTGCAATCTTCGATTGCGTTCACGTCGATGGCAAACGGAAACGTTTCGGCGGCTGTTTGCAGTGCCTCCGCGTCGAGCCTGCTCGGCATCTTCCTGACGCCCGCTCTCGTTAGCCTGATTGTGAGCAACCACGCAAGCGGCGGCGGTTCGGCATTCAGCTCGGTGGGCGACATCGTGCTTCAGCTTTTCGTCCCGTTTATTGCCGGCCAGCTGTTGCGCCCGGTCATCGGTCGCTGGGTCGACGCGCGCAAGGAACTGCTTCGCTTCGCCGACCAGGGCTCGATCGTCCTTATCGTATATGTCGCTTTCAGCGAAGCGGTGAATGGCGGCATCTGGCATCAGCTTTCCGCAAGCTCGCTTGTCGGCATCGTTATCGTCAATATGATTCTGCTTGCCAGCATTCTTTTACTGACGACCTATGGGAGCAAGTGGTTAGGATTTTCGGATGAAGACCGGGTGACGATCATCTTCTGCGGCTCCAAGAAAAGCATGGCGTCGGGTATTGCGATGGCGAAAATCCTGTTTGGCGCGCATGCGGGACTGATCGTGCTGCCCGTTATGCTGTTTCATCAGATCCAGTTGATGGCGTGTTCCGTGCTGGCGCAACGCTGGGGTTCACGTACGAAGGCTGAACCGCTTCGCCATGGCCCTGCAAACCACGCCAAGCTTCAATAG
- a CDS encoding LysR family transcriptional regulator yields the protein MEERIDEQVTFRRLEVLLAFMEGGSLGKAAERLDTSTVSVHRALHALEKGVRCKLFLHQGRQLIPTEAARTLAATAREVLSTISSGIRTTREVAGYASSVIRLGSLYSLTLETVPAIIGELKTREMGLEVDLTLGSNTELLERLSNGALDAALLAVSDLGAQFQTIELFEDEIFFAAPAGSKYDKHKTIDLKACSHEPFVSLHEGFATYHGFQRAFHLAGTTPTIAMTVGDVFSLTSLVSGGVGYTLLPGRIRGFLKDRVRFIPLDSRFQMKQQIGLTYLSVRERDPALLKLGVVCRAMAKRFSLRT from the coding sequence ATGGAAGAAAGAATCGACGAGCAAGTGACCTTCCGCCGGCTTGAGGTTCTGCTCGCCTTCATGGAAGGCGGCAGCCTCGGAAAAGCAGCGGAACGGCTCGATACCAGCACCGTCAGCGTTCACCGCGCGTTGCACGCGCTGGAAAAGGGCGTGCGCTGCAAACTGTTTCTGCATCAAGGCAGACAACTGATTCCGACCGAGGCTGCGAGAACTCTGGCCGCCACCGCGCGCGAGGTTCTGTCGACCATCTCCAGCGGAATTCGCACGACGCGCGAGGTGGCAGGCTATGCGTCGTCCGTGATCCGGTTGGGCTCCCTTTACTCGCTGACACTCGAGACCGTCCCGGCCATCATCGGCGAACTGAAAACACGCGAGATGGGCCTCGAGGTCGACCTCACGCTCGGCTCCAACACCGAACTGCTCGAGCGCTTGTCGAACGGCGCACTCGACGCCGCGCTGCTGGCCGTCTCCGACCTGGGTGCGCAGTTTCAGACCATTGAACTGTTCGAAGACGAGATATTCTTCGCTGCGCCTGCGGGATCGAAGTACGACAAGCACAAGACGATCGATTTGAAGGCCTGTTCGCACGAACCGTTCGTCTCGCTACACGAAGGGTTCGCTACGTATCATGGATTTCAACGCGCATTCCATCTGGCCGGAACGACGCCCACCATTGCCATGACCGTCGGAGACGTATTCTCATTGACGAGTCTGGTGAGCGGCGGCGTCGGATATACGCTTTTGCCCGGACGAATTCGCGGCTTTCTGAAAGACCGGGTCCGCTTCATTCCTCTGGATTCACGCTTCCAGATGAAACAGCAAATCGGATTGACCTATTTGAGCGTTCGCGAACGGGACCCCGCGCTATTGAAGCTTGGCGTGGTTTGCAGGGCCATGGCGAAGCGGTTCAGCCTTCGTACGTGA